The following proteins are co-located in the Gloeocapsa sp. PCC 7428 genome:
- a CDS encoding DNA-directed RNA polymerase subunit beta': protein MIFRNRVVDKGQLKNLIAWAFTNYGTARTAAIADRLKDLGFRYATKAGVSISVDDLMVPPSKRALLEAAEAEIRATEERYTRGEITEVERFQKVIDTWNSTSEALKDEVVDHFRATNPLNSVYMMAFSGARGNISQVRQLVGMRGLMADPQGEIIDLPIKTNFREGLTVTEYIISSYGARKGLVDTALRTADSGYLTRRLVDVAQDVIIREIDCGTTRGISLRAMREGDRVMIPLSSRLLGRVAATDIVHPETQEVLHEKNQPISDEVAKHIEKAGVEEVIVRSPLTCEAARSVCQHCYGWSLAHAEMVDLGEAVGIIAAQSIGEPGTQLTMRTFHTGGVFTGEVARQVRSEVEGTLRIPSRLRTRPFRTRHGEDALIVEANGSLTVEATSGEKVTIPVTQGSTLYITDGQAVKVGELLAEVAIGGRNTRAHTEKATKDVASDLAGEVKFADVVPEEKTDRQGNTTTTAARGGLIWILSGEVYNLPPGAEPSVVNGTQVEANSVLAETRLNTVYGGTVRIPTTSVNNGKGGREIEIITASVVLDTAKVRVEHSQGRDQYLIETNNNQMFSLLATPGTKVQNNQVVAELISDEYRTTTGGLIKYSGIELAKKGKAKQGYEIVQGGTILWIPEETHEVNKDISLLMVEDAQYVEAGTEVVKDIFCQNNGVVEVTQKNDILRELVVKPGELLMVDDPEAVMNRDGTFGQPGEEILPGHTLSDLRYIEYVESPEGPALLLRPVTEFAVPDEPSVPSTQSSAGIGRSITLRAVQRVPYKDSERVRSVEGVELLRTQLVLEIEQMQSPEHTGSPMLADIELVPDEEDPNVQRLQLVILESLVIRRDIAADATQGSTQTRLLVEDGQTIEAGAVVARTEIQCKEAGEIRGIREGAEAIRRILVVRSTDQLTVTTKEKPHVKVGDLLIAGREIAPGIVLQESGQVLEVKSPMTASQGAADTALASNNYEVVLRIARPYRVSPGAVLQVEDGGLVQRGDNLVLLVFERAKTGDIIQGLPRIEELLEARKPKEACVLARRPGTVEVGRLEDETVAIRVVEDSGAVTEYPIGPGQNAVVPDGASVEVGMPLTEGPANPHEILEIFFEYGTQQGAYADALEALQQVQTFLVNEVQTVYQSQGIDIADKHIEVIVRQMTSKVRVDDGGDTTMLPGELVELRQIEQVNEAMSITGGAKAQYTPMLLGITKASLNTDSFISAASFQETTRVLTEAAIEGKSDWLRGLKENVIIGRLIPAGTGFNAYEELTSPMSEDLSLDSGSVFDDGEDSLDVVLDDRTARAYNLDGGLGDSFSFDRNSFIQDDDEDLMISDAIEDFEVEEDEDEDDYEEDDDDDI, encoded by the coding sequence ATGATTTTTCGCAATCGGGTTGTTGACAAGGGGCAGCTGAAAAATTTAATCGCTTGGGCTTTTACCAATTATGGAACGGCTCGCACAGCCGCGATCGCTGACCGTTTGAAAGACTTGGGATTTCGCTACGCCACAAAAGCCGGTGTTTCGATTAGCGTTGATGACTTGATGGTACCTCCCAGCAAGCGTGCTTTACTCGAAGCCGCCGAAGCAGAAATTCGAGCGACCGAAGAACGCTACACGCGCGGCGAAATTACCGAAGTCGAACGCTTCCAAAAAGTTATCGATACCTGGAACAGTACGAGTGAAGCGCTTAAAGACGAAGTCGTCGATCACTTCCGTGCGACGAATCCGTTGAACTCAGTGTATATGATGGCGTTCTCTGGGGCGCGGGGTAATATTTCCCAGGTGCGCCAGTTGGTAGGAATGCGCGGTTTGATGGCTGATCCTCAGGGTGAGATCATCGACTTACCGATTAAAACGAACTTCCGCGAAGGCTTAACCGTAACTGAGTATATTATTTCTTCTTACGGAGCGAGAAAAGGGTTAGTTGATACCGCACTCAGAACTGCTGACTCTGGTTACTTGACGCGTCGTCTAGTAGACGTTGCACAAGATGTGATCATTCGCGAAATTGATTGCGGTACAACGCGGGGGATTTCACTACGCGCGATGCGCGAAGGCGATCGCGTCATGATTCCGCTGAGTTCGCGACTACTAGGCAGAGTCGCCGCAACCGATATCGTGCATCCCGAAACGCAAGAAGTCTTGCACGAGAAAAATCAGCCAATTTCTGACGAAGTTGCGAAACACATCGAGAAAGCAGGCGTTGAAGAAGTCATCGTGCGATCACCTCTCACGTGTGAAGCGGCGCGATCCGTATGTCAACACTGTTACGGCTGGAGTTTAGCTCATGCCGAAATGGTCGATCTTGGCGAAGCTGTAGGAATCATTGCGGCGCAAAGTATTGGCGAACCTGGAACACAGCTAACGATGCGGACGTTCCACACAGGAGGTGTGTTCACGGGTGAAGTCGCCCGACAAGTCCGCAGCGAAGTGGAAGGTACATTGCGCATTCCTAGCCGCTTGCGGACTCGACCCTTCCGTACGCGTCATGGTGAAGACGCATTGATTGTCGAAGCCAATGGTTCATTAACGGTTGAGGCAACTTCTGGCGAGAAAGTCACGATTCCAGTAACGCAAGGCTCGACGCTGTATATCACCGACGGTCAAGCTGTAAAAGTTGGCGAACTTTTAGCCGAAGTTGCGATCGGCGGTCGTAACACTCGCGCACATACTGAAAAAGCGACCAAAGACGTTGCTTCAGACTTAGCAGGTGAAGTTAAATTTGCTGACGTCGTACCTGAAGAAAAAACCGACCGCCAGGGTAATACAACAACTACCGCCGCACGCGGTGGCTTGATCTGGATCTTATCTGGAGAAGTATATAACTTACCTCCTGGTGCAGAACCATCGGTTGTTAATGGTACTCAGGTAGAAGCAAACAGCGTCCTGGCAGAAACACGGCTAAATACAGTCTATGGTGGTACTGTTCGCATACCTACAACCAGTGTCAACAACGGCAAAGGTGGACGAGAAATCGAAATTATCACTGCCTCAGTCGTGCTAGACACTGCTAAAGTCCGTGTAGAACACAGTCAAGGTCGCGATCAATATCTGATCGAAACCAACAATAACCAAATGTTCTCGCTGCTCGCGACTCCAGGCACAAAAGTGCAAAATAATCAAGTCGTCGCAGAATTAATTTCTGATGAATATCGCACCACGACTGGTGGCTTGATTAAGTATTCTGGCATTGAACTCGCGAAAAAAGGTAAAGCCAAGCAAGGCTACGAAATTGTTCAAGGCGGAACAATCTTGTGGATTCCTGAGGAAACTCACGAAGTCAACAAAGATATCTCGCTCTTGATGGTGGAAGATGCTCAATACGTTGAAGCTGGCACCGAAGTTGTTAAGGATATCTTCTGCCAAAACAATGGTGTAGTCGAAGTCACTCAGAAAAACGACATCTTGCGCGAGCTAGTTGTGAAACCTGGCGAACTGCTGATGGTAGACGATCCTGAAGCAGTGATGAATCGCGATGGCACGTTTGGTCAACCAGGCGAGGAGATTTTACCAGGTCATACACTCTCTGATTTGCGTTACATCGAGTATGTCGAATCACCAGAGGGACCGGCGTTATTACTGCGCCCAGTCACTGAATTTGCAGTACCTGATGAACCTTCAGTGCCAAGCACGCAATCGAGTGCAGGCATAGGTCGCTCAATTACGCTGCGAGCCGTGCAACGCGTTCCCTACAAAGACTCAGAGCGGGTCAGATCGGTCGAAGGAGTAGAACTGCTACGGACTCAATTGGTATTAGAAATTGAGCAAATGCAGTCACCTGAACACACAGGTTCGCCCATGCTGGCTGACATCGAGTTAGTTCCGGATGAGGAAGATCCTAATGTTCAACGCTTGCAGCTAGTGATTCTCGAATCGTTAGTGATTCGTCGTGATATTGCGGCGGATGCGACTCAAGGTAGTACGCAAACGAGGCTCCTTGTCGAAGATGGACAAACCATCGAAGCTGGTGCTGTTGTAGCCCGTACTGAGATTCAGTGTAAAGAAGCAGGAGAAATTCGCGGTATCCGCGAGGGAGCAGAAGCAATTCGGCGGATCTTAGTTGTTCGATCTACGGATCAACTTACGGTAACAACGAAAGAGAAACCTCATGTCAAAGTCGGTGACTTACTCATTGCTGGTCGCGAAATCGCTCCAGGAATCGTTCTGCAAGAGTCCGGTCAAGTACTGGAAGTTAAAAGCCCGATGACGGCAAGTCAAGGTGCTGCCGATACTGCTTTAGCTAGTAACAATTACGAAGTCGTTTTGCGCATTGCGCGTCCTTATCGCGTTTCACCAGGTGCGGTACTACAAGTTGAGGATGGCGGCTTAGTTCAACGTGGTGATAACTTAGTGCTACTCGTATTCGAGCGGGCTAAGACTGGAGACATCATTCAAGGTTTACCGAGAATTGAAGAACTCTTGGAAGCCCGTAAGCCTAAGGAAGCCTGCGTTCTTGCTCGTAGACCTGGAACGGTCGAAGTTGGCAGGTTGGAGGATGAAACAGTCGCAATTCGAGTTGTCGAAGATTCTGGCGCTGTTACCGAATATCCAATTGGACCTGGGCAGAATGCTGTCGTACCTGATGGCGCAAGTGTAGAAGTCGGAATGCCCCTCACCGAAGGGCCGGCAAATCCGCACGAGATTCTCGAAATTTTCTTCGAGTATGGCACGCAGCAAGGTGCTTATGCAGATGCTTTAGAAGCATTGCAGCAAGTACAAACCTTCTTAGTGAACGAAGTACAGACCGTTTACCAATCGCAAGGAATTGATATTGCTGACAAGCATATCGAAGTCATCGTGCGACAAATGACCTCTAAAGTCCGCGTTGATGATGGTGGTGATACCACGATGCTTCCTGGTGAGTTAGTTGAACTGCGGCAGATTGAGCAAGTCAATGAAGCAATGAGTATTACTGGAGGTGCTAAAGCGCAATATACGCCAATGCTCCTCGGTATTACTAAGGCATCGCTCAATACCGACAGCTTTATTTCAGCCGCGTCCTTCCAAGAAACGACGCGAGTCCTCACTGAAGCCGCAATTGAAGGAAAATCAGACTGGTTGCGCGGTTTGAAAGAAAACGTGATTATTGGACGATTAATTCCTGCTGGAACAGGCTTTAATGCCTACGAGGAATTAACAAGTCCGATGAGTGAAGATCTCTCGCTTGATTCAGGAAGTGTCTTTGACGATGGCGAAGATTCGCTCGATGTTGTGCTTGATGACCGTACGGCTCGCGCTTACAACTTGGACGGCGGTTTGGGAGATAGCTTCAGCTTTGATCGTAACTCCTTTATCCAAGATGATGATGAGGACTTGATGATTAGTGATGCAATCGAGGACTTTGAAGTAGAAGAGGATGAAGACGAGGATGATTACGAAGAAGATGATGATGACGACATCTAA
- a CDS encoding DNA-directed RNA polymerase subunit gamma → MRHAQTTQFDYVKIGLASPERIRQWGERTLPNGQIVGEVTKPETINYRTLKPEMDGLFCERIFGPAKDWECHCGKYKRVRHRGIVCERCGVEVTESRVRRHRMGYIKLAAPVAHVWYLKGIPSYISILLDMPLRDVEQIVYFNAYVVLSPGNAETLTYKQLLTEDQWLEIEDQIYSEDSQLTGVEVGIGAEALARLLSDINLETEAEKLREEIANAKGQKRAKLIKRLRVIDNFIATGSQPDWMVMTVIPVIPPDLRPMVQLDGGRFATSDLNDLYRRVINRNNRLARLQEILAPEIIVRNEKRMLQEAVDALIDNGRRGRTVVGANNRPLKSLSDIIEGKQGRFRQNLLGKRVDYSGRSVIVVGPKLHIHQCGLPREMAIELFQPFVIHRLIRSGLVNNIKAAKKLISRGDPSVWDVLEEVIEGHPVLLNRAPTLHRLGIQAFEPILVEGRAIQLHPLVCPAFNADFDGDQMAVHVPLSLESQAEARLLMLASNNILSPATGRPIITPSQDMVLGCYYLTAENPHSQKGAGRFFASLDDAIMAYEQEQVALHAKVWVRFDGEVESTKPDTEPVKVEQNDDGTVTKHYRERRTREDANGNLISQFIQTTPGRVIYNKVIQEALQ, encoded by the coding sequence ATGAGACACGCGCAAACAACGCAGTTTGACTATGTGAAGATTGGTTTAGCTTCACCCGAACGCATTCGGCAGTGGGGAGAACGTACCCTGCCTAACGGTCAAATCGTCGGGGAAGTTACCAAACCAGAGACAATTAACTACCGGACACTTAAACCAGAGATGGATGGGCTATTTTGCGAGCGCATCTTTGGTCCAGCAAAAGACTGGGAATGTCACTGTGGTAAATATAAACGAGTACGGCACCGTGGTATTGTCTGCGAACGCTGTGGAGTAGAAGTTACCGAATCCCGCGTTCGCCGCCATCGCATGGGATACATCAAACTTGCTGCACCTGTTGCGCACGTTTGGTATCTCAAAGGGATACCAAGCTATATCTCAATTTTGCTCGATATGCCCCTACGCGATGTCGAACAAATTGTTTACTTCAACGCTTACGTTGTTCTGTCTCCTGGTAATGCTGAGACTTTAACTTACAAACAACTCTTAACCGAAGACCAGTGGCTCGAAATTGAAGACCAAATCTACAGCGAAGACTCGCAGCTGACTGGCGTAGAAGTGGGCATTGGTGCAGAAGCGCTAGCGCGTTTACTATCGGATATCAACTTAGAAACTGAAGCCGAAAAACTGCGCGAAGAAATCGCTAACGCCAAAGGACAAAAACGCGCCAAGCTGATTAAGCGACTGCGGGTAATCGATAACTTTATCGCCACTGGCTCGCAACCTGATTGGATGGTGATGACTGTTATTCCTGTCATTCCTCCTGATTTGCGCCCGATGGTGCAGCTTGACGGCGGTCGTTTCGCAACTTCTGACTTGAATGACCTTTATCGTCGAGTCATTAACCGCAATAACCGCTTGGCAAGATTGCAGGAAATTTTAGCGCCTGAAATTATCGTTCGCAACGAAAAGCGGATGCTGCAAGAAGCCGTCGATGCGCTGATTGATAACGGGCGTCGCGGTCGAACTGTAGTAGGCGCAAATAACCGACCGCTGAAGTCTTTGTCAGACATTATTGAGGGTAAACAAGGTCGCTTCCGGCAGAACTTACTCGGTAAAAGGGTTGACTACTCAGGGCGATCCGTCATTGTTGTGGGACCAAAACTTCATATTCATCAATGCGGTTTACCCAGAGAAATGGCGATCGAGTTGTTCCAACCTTTTGTCATTCACCGATTGATTCGGTCGGGGTTAGTCAACAACATTAAAGCGGCTAAAAAGCTAATCTCGCGAGGCGATCCGAGTGTGTGGGATGTCCTCGAAGAAGTGATTGAAGGTCATCCCGTCTTACTCAACCGCGCGCCGACGCTGCACCGCTTAGGAATTCAAGCCTTTGAACCGATTCTTGTCGAAGGACGCGCGATTCAACTGCATCCGCTTGTCTGCCCTGCGTTCAACGCTGACTTTGACGGAGACCAAATGGCGGTTCACGTGCCATTGTCTTTAGAGTCACAAGCCGAGGCACGATTACTGATGCTGGCGTCTAATAATATTCTGTCACCAGCAACAGGTAGACCAATTATTACTCCTAGCCAAGATATGGTCTTGGGGTGCTATTACCTAACAGCAGAAAATCCCCACAGCCAAAAAGGTGCTGGACGCTTCTTTGCTTCGCTTGACGACGCGATTATGGCTTACGAACAAGAGCAAGTCGCACTTCATGCCAAAGTCTGGGTACGGTTTGATGGCGAAGTCGAATCAACAAAACCAGATACCGAACCCGTTAAAGTCGAACAAAATGATGATGGCACGGTAACAAAACACTATCGCGAACGGCGTACCCGTGAAGATGCTAATGGAAATTTGATTTCTCAGTTTATACAAACAACTCCAGGTCGCGTTATTTACAACAAAGTAATTCAGGAAGCGTTGCAGTAA
- the rpoB gene encoding DNA-directed RNA polymerase subunit beta gives MTNETYIEPAFLLPDLIEIQRSSFRWFLEDGLIEELNSFSPITDYTGKLELHFIGQNYKLKRPKYDVDEAKRRDSTYAVQMYVPTRLINKETGEIKEQEVFIGDLPLMTDRGTFIINGAERVIVNQIVRSPGVYYKSEVDKNGRRTYSASLIPNRGAWLKFETDRNDLVWVRIDKTRKLSAQVLLKALGLSDNEIFDALRHPEYFQKTIEKEGQFSEEEALMELYRKLRPGEPPTVLGGQQLLDSRFFDPKRYDLGRVGRYKLNKKLRLSIPETTRVLTSNDILAAVDYLINLEFDIGNTDDIDHLGNRRVRSVGELLQNQVRVGLNRLERIIRERMTVSDADALTPASLVNPKPLVAAIKEFFGSSQLSQFMDQTNPLAELTHKRRLSALGPGGLTRERAGFAVRDIHPSHYGRICPIETPEGPNAGLIGSLATHARVNQYGFLETPFRAVENGRVRFDQSPVYMTADEEDDLRVAPGDTPVDENGYILGSQVPVRYRQDWTTTTPEQVDYVAVSPVQIVSVATSMIPFLEHDDANRALMGSNMQRQAVPLLKPERPLVGTGLEAQAARDSGMVIVSRTDGVISYVDANRIRVRPDGNGSEIEYQISKYQRSNQDTCLNQRPLVQKGDRVVAGQVIADGSATEGGELALGQNILVAYMPWEGYNYEDAILISERLVQEDTYTSIHIEKYEIEARQTKLGPEEITREIPNVGEDALRQLDEQGIIRIGAWVEAGDILVGKVTPKGESDQPPEEKLLRAIFGEKARDVRDNSLRVPNGEKGRVVDVRVFTREQGDELPPGANMVVRVYVAQKRKIQVGDKMAGRHGNKGIISRILPMEDMPYLEDGTPVDIVLNPLGVPSRMNVGQVFECLLGWAGENLGARFKVTPFDEMYGEESSRTLVHSKLSEARDRSGKDWLFDPEAPGKIKVFDGRTGEAFDRPITVGMAYMLKLVHLVDDKIHARSTGPYSLVTQQPLGGKAQQGGQRFGEMEVWALEAFGAAYTLQELLTVKSDDMQGRNEALNSIVKGKAIPRPGTPESFKVLMRELQSLGLDIAVHKVETQADGSTTDAEVDLMADTGNRRTPSRPTYESLTREALEDDM, from the coding sequence ATGACGAACGAAACCTATATAGAACCCGCTTTTCTATTGCCCGACTTAATCGAAATTCAGCGTTCTAGCTTCCGTTGGTTTTTAGAAGACGGTCTGATAGAAGAACTTAACAGCTTTTCTCCGATCACAGATTACACAGGCAAGTTAGAACTACATTTTATCGGTCAAAACTACAAACTTAAAAGACCTAAGTACGATGTAGACGAAGCAAAGCGCCGCGATAGCACCTACGCGGTACAAATGTACGTGCCTACACGATTGATTAACAAAGAAACGGGTGAAATCAAAGAACAAGAAGTCTTTATTGGCGATCTTCCCTTAATGACGGATCGCGGTACCTTTATTATCAATGGTGCGGAACGCGTCATTGTCAATCAGATTGTCCGTTCGCCAGGAGTTTACTACAAATCCGAAGTTGATAAAAATGGTCGTCGTACCTACTCAGCGAGTTTGATTCCGAACCGAGGTGCGTGGCTCAAATTTGAAACTGACCGTAATGATTTAGTCTGGGTACGCATCGACAAAACACGCAAGCTGTCTGCGCAAGTGTTACTCAAAGCACTCGGACTATCAGATAATGAAATTTTCGATGCGCTGCGCCATCCAGAGTATTTCCAAAAGACAATTGAAAAAGAAGGGCAGTTTTCGGAAGAAGAAGCATTAATGGAGTTATACCGCAAGCTACGTCCTGGTGAACCACCAACTGTACTCGGCGGTCAACAGCTATTAGACTCGCGCTTTTTCGATCCCAAACGCTATGACCTTGGTCGTGTCGGACGCTACAAGCTCAACAAGAAACTCCGCTTGAGTATTCCTGAAACGACACGAGTTCTCACGTCTAATGATATTCTCGCAGCAGTTGACTATTTGATCAACTTAGAGTTTGACATTGGCAATACCGATGATATTGACCACTTGGGTAATCGCCGAGTCCGCAGTGTTGGGGAATTACTTCAGAATCAGGTACGCGTTGGTTTAAACCGCTTAGAGCGAATTATTCGCGAGCGCATGACTGTATCGGATGCCGACGCTTTGACTCCTGCATCTTTAGTTAACCCTAAACCCCTCGTTGCCGCAATTAAAGAGTTCTTCGGCTCAAGCCAATTGAGTCAGTTTATGGATCAGACAAATCCGTTAGCTGAACTGACACATAAACGCCGCTTGAGTGCGTTAGGTCCTGGAGGATTAACCCGCGAACGTGCAGGCTTTGCTGTACGCGATATTCATCCCTCGCACTACGGACGCATCTGCCCGATCGAAACACCAGAAGGACCCAACGCGGGTTTAATTGGTTCTTTGGCAACCCACGCCCGTGTTAACCAATACGGGTTTTTAGAAACGCCATTTCGAGCCGTAGAAAACGGACGCGTCCGCTTCGATCAATCGCCAGTTTATATGACAGCAGACGAAGAAGACGATCTGCGCGTTGCGCCAGGAGACACTCCGGTTGACGAAAACGGTTATATTTTAGGCTCGCAAGTCCCTGTCCGCTATCGCCAAGACTGGACAACAACGACGCCAGAGCAAGTAGACTATGTTGCTGTATCGCCCGTGCAAATTGTGTCGGTAGCAACAAGTATGATCCCCTTCTTAGAACACGATGACGCGAACCGCGCGCTCATGGGGTCGAACATGCAACGGCAAGCAGTTCCTTTGCTTAAACCAGAACGTCCCTTGGTCGGAACTGGTTTAGAAGCCCAAGCCGCACGCGACTCTGGAATGGTGATTGTGAGTCGCACAGATGGTGTGATTTCGTATGTCGATGCTAACCGCATTCGCGTTCGTCCCGATGGCAATGGTTCCGAGATTGAGTATCAAATCTCAAAATATCAGCGCTCAAACCAAGACACGTGTTTGAACCAACGACCTTTGGTGCAAAAAGGCGATCGCGTCGTTGCGGGTCAAGTGATCGCAGATGGTTCGGCAACCGAAGGCGGTGAATTGGCACTTGGTCAAAATATCCTTGTTGCCTACATGCCCTGGGAAGGCTACAACTACGAAGACGCGATCTTGATTTCGGAACGACTCGTTCAGGAAGATACCTATACTTCAATTCACATTGAAAAGTATGAAATTGAAGCAAGACAAACTAAACTAGGACCCGAAGAAATCACGCGGGAAATTCCGAACGTCGGCGAAGACGCACTACGACAACTCGACGAACAGGGAATCATCCGCATCGGTGCTTGGGTAGAAGCCGGAGATATTCTCGTCGGTAAAGTTACTCCCAAAGGCGAATCGGATCAACCCCCCGAAGAAAAATTATTACGTGCCATTTTCGGCGAAAAAGCGCGTGATGTCCGCGATAACTCCTTGCGAGTCCCCAACGGCGAAAAAGGTCGGGTCGTCGATGTGCGCGTATTTACCCGCGAACAAGGCGATGAACTGCCACCTGGAGCAAATATGGTGGTACGCGTCTACGTCGCGCAAAAGCGCAAAATTCAAGTTGGCGACAAAATGGCAGGACGTCATGGCAATAAAGGCATTATTTCCCGAATTTTGCCAATGGAAGATATGCCGTACTTAGAAGATGGCACGCCCGTAGACATTGTGCTGAATCCCTTGGGTGTACCTTCGCGGATGAACGTCGGTCAAGTCTTCGAGTGCTTACTCGGTTGGGCTGGAGAAAACTTAGGTGCGCGGTTCAAAGTAACGCCGTTTGACGAAATGTACGGCGAAGAGTCATCGCGAACGCTAGTGCATAGCAAATTAAGCGAAGCCCGCGATCGCAGCGGTAAAGATTGGTTATTCGACCCCGAAGCCCCAGGCAAAATCAAGGTATTTGATGGTCGTACGGGAGAGGCATTCGATCGCCCAATCACCGTTGGCATGGCGTATATGCTCAAACTCGTTCACCTCGTCGATGATAAGATTCACGCACGTTCTACCGGACCATACTCTTTAGTCACACAGCAGCCTCTAGGTGGTAAGGCACAACAGGGAGGTCAGCGCTTTGGCGAGATGGAAGTATGGGCATTAGAAGCCTTTGGTGCAGCTTATACTTTGCAGGAATTGCTCACCGTCAAATCGGATGATATGCAAGGACGTAACGAAGCACTCAATTCGATCGTTAAAGGCAAAGCCATTCCGCGACCAGGCACACCAGAATCCTTCAAAGTGTTGATGCGCGAACTGCAATCGCTAGGGCTAGATATTGCCGTCCACAAAGTCGAAACGCAAGCAGACGGTAGTACTACAGATGCCGAAGTCGATCTGATGGCAGACACTGGTAATCGCCGCACGCCTTCACGTCCTACCTACGAATCCTTAACTCGCGAGGCACTAGAAGACGATATGTAA
- a CDS encoding TatD family hydrolase — translation MQLIDSHVHLNFDVFEPDLPAVRSRWQASDVVHLVHSCVEPAEFASIQLLAEKIPELSFAVGLHPLDADKWTADTASQIASYARLERRVVAIGEIGLDFYKAENQAQQKEVLSQQLAIADELDLPVIIHCRDAANVMRDILQDFRQQGRQIKGVMHCWTGNPEETQWFLDLGLYVSFSGIVTFKNAKQIQESAKMVWSDRLLIETDCPFLSPVPKRSQKRNEPAFVRYVAEAVASLRGVTLEEIAMQTTTNACKLFGLSI, via the coding sequence ATGCAACTCATAGATTCTCACGTTCATCTCAACTTTGATGTGTTTGAACCAGACTTGCCAGCCGTGCGATCGCGCTGGCAAGCTTCTGACGTGGTGCATTTGGTACACTCATGCGTAGAACCAGCAGAATTTGCTAGTATTCAATTACTAGCAGAAAAAATTCCTGAGTTGAGTTTTGCGGTCGGCTTACATCCCCTCGATGCGGATAAGTGGACAGCAGACACAGCCTCTCAAATTGCCTCCTACGCTCGTTTAGAGCGTCGAGTTGTGGCAATCGGTGAAATTGGGCTAGATTTCTACAAAGCAGAGAACCAAGCACAACAAAAAGAAGTGTTATCGCAACAGCTGGCGATCGCAGACGAGTTAGACTTACCTGTAATTATCCACTGCCGCGATGCAGCGAACGTGATGCGCGATATCTTACAAGATTTTCGGCAACAGGGTCGTCAAATCAAAGGAGTTATGCATTGCTGGACGGGGAACCCAGAGGAAACGCAGTGGTTTCTCGATCTAGGATTGTATGTGAGTTTCAGTGGTATAGTCACATTTAAAAATGCTAAGCAAATTCAAGAGTCAGCAAAAATGGTCTGGAGCGATCGCCTGTTAATCGAAACTGACTGCCCGTTTTTATCTCCGGTTCCTAAAAGAAGTCAAAAGCGTAATGAACCAGCGTTTGTCCGTTACGTAGCTGAAGCCGTAGCAAGTTTACGCGGCGTGACCTTAGAAGAGATAGCTATGCAAACAACAACGAACGCTTGCAAGTTGTTTGGACTTTCTATCTAG
- the rpsT gene encoding 30S ribosomal protein S20 has protein sequence MANTKSAIKRIKIAERNRLRNKAYKSAVRTLMKKYLTAVDIYAANPTPEAKQEVLSHMAAAYSKIDKAVKRGVLHPNNGARKKSRLVKRLRQHEQAEATGN, from the coding sequence GTGGCGAATACAAAATCTGCTATCAAGCGTATCAAAATTGCAGAACGAAACCGACTCCGTAACAAAGCTTACAAATCGGCGGTGAGAACTTTGATGAAAAAATACCTAACCGCTGTCGATATCTATGCTGCCAATCCTACTCCAGAAGCAAAGCAGGAAGTGCTTTCGCATATGGCAGCAGCATACAGCAAGATTGATAAAGCTGTAAAACGTGGCGTATTACATCCCAACAATGGAGCGAGAAAAAAATCGCGTTTGGTTAAACGGTTGAGACAGCACGAACAAGCAGAAGCAACAGGGAATTAA